Below is a genomic region from Chitinophagales bacterium.
CAGCGCCGGGCAGGCCGGCTTCCGCAACGATCTCGGCTTCCCGCTGATGTTGCTTGGCATTTAAGACATTGTGTTTGACGTTTTTGAATTTCAGCATGCGGGAAAGCAGTTCGGAAACCTCCACATTGGTGGTACCCACGAGCACCGGCCTGCCTGCTTTGCTGAGCTTCATGATCTCATCAATCACGGCATTATATTTCTCACGCTTGGTTTTGTAAACGAGGTCCTGTTCATCTTTACGGATCATCTCCACGTTGGTGGGAATCACCACCACATCCAGTTTGTAAATAGACCAGAATTCACCGGCTTCGGTTTCCGCAGTACCGGTCATACCACTTAATTTATGATACATGCGGAAATAATTCTGCAGCGTAACCGTGGCGAATGTCTGCGTGGCGGCTTCCACCTTCACATTTTCTTTGGCTTCGATGGCCTGGTGCAGGCCATCCGAATAACGACGGCCTTCGAGGATACGTCCTGTTTGCTCATCCACAATCTTCACCTTGCCATCCATCACCACATATTCATTGTCTTTTTCGAAAAGCGTATAGGCCTTCAGCAACTGTTGCAACGTGTGGATGCGTTCGCTCTTGATGGCGAAGTCCTGCATCAGCTGATCCTTCTTCAATAATTTTTCTTCCTGCGAAGCGGTTGATTTCTCGATATCGGCAATCATGGCACCTACATCCGGAATCACAAAAAAGCTTTTGTCTTCTCCCGCTTCCGTCAATAATTCAATGCCTTTCTCGGTAAGATCTACCTGGTTATTTTTCTCATCTATCGTGAAAAACAATTCCGCATCCGCTTTGGGCATCTCCTTCTGATTGTCGGACAAGTGGTAGCTCTCCGATTTCAGCATGATGGCCTTGATGCCTTCTTCGCTCATATAGCGGATGAGGTTGCCATATTTTGGCAGTCCGCGGTGTGCCCGCAGCAAGGCGAGGCCGCCTTCAGTAGGTCCGGCCTTGCCGGCCTCAATCATTTTTTTTGCATCATTCAGAAACTGGTTCACCGCGCGCTTCTGCGACTCCACGAGCTTGAGTATGCGCGGCTTCATCTGCTGAAATTGCTGGTCTTCACCTTTTGGTATAGGACCGGAAATGATCAGCGGCGTACGTGCATCATCAATCAAAACAGAATCCACCTCATCCACCATTGCATAATGCAGTTTGCGTTGCACAAGTTCTTCTTTCGCACGCGACATGTTATCGCGGAGGTAATCGAAACCGAATTCGTTGTTGGTGCCGTAGGTGATATCGCAATTGTATGCTGCGCGGCGATCCTCCGAGTGGGGCGGATAGTTATCAATACAATCAACGGTTATTCCCAAAAACTGGAACAGCGGGCCATTCCATTCGCAGTCGCGGCGGGAGAGATAATCGTTCACCGTAACAAGATGAACCCCGAGCCCGCTGAGCGCATTCAGATAAGAGGGCAGCGTAGATACCAGCGTTTTTCCTTCGCCGGTTGCCATCTCCGATATTTTTCCCTGGTGCAGCACAATACCGCCGATAAGCTGTACATCGTAATGCACCATTTTCCAGGTAACAGGCAATCCGCGAACGAGCCAGGTATTGCTGTAAACCGCCTTATCATCGGCTATCGTAATAAAATCTTTTTTGGCTGCCAGTTCACGGTCGAGATCGGTGGCGGTAACCGTAATGGTCGTATTTTCGGTAAAACGGCGCGCGGTTTCTTTCATCACCGCGAATGCTTCCGGCAGAATTTCATTGAGTATATCTTCCAGCTTCTGATCACGGTCTTTTTCCAGCCCGTCAATCTGCTTGTAGAGCTCTTCTTTCTCATCAAAGGAAACCTCGTCGGTCTCTGCTTTTTCTTTCAGCGCATTGATCTCTCCGTCGATTTCAGCAATGTGCGCACGGATGCGTTCCCGGAAGGCATTGGTTTTACTGCGTAATGCATCATGGGAAAGCGATTCCAGTTTTGCATACTCTTCTTTAATCTGTTCAACAATGGGTTCAATAGCACGGACGTCTTTATCCGACTTATTGCCACCTAATAATTTCGTAATGAAGCCAAACATGATAATTCTAATTTAATGTCAACCCGTCACGCCTGACCATCAATTGCAGTACTTGCGAAGTATTGGTTTCAGCAGTTAAAATAAATCTGAAACAAACCTTTTTTGCAGGAATCACGAAAGAATCAGCAAGCGATAAAAAAGGAGGACAAAGTTACTTTAAAAAATCCGACGAAGCGGAATCAAAAATGAAACAGAGGCTTGACAAAATATATTCCGAACCGCCGACTTAGACAAGTTGGCAGGAACTAACGTTGGTTTTATTTTAATTTCTCATTTTCCCTGTGCCGGTGCTCATCACGGGTTGATTTTTTTGCCAGGTTTTTCTGAAAGGCTTCGGTGAGATTTATGCCGGTTTGATTGGCAATACAAATCAGGACAAAAAGGACATCAGCCAATTCATCGGCAAGGTCTTTTTCCATGTCGGAGGACTTAAATGATTGTTCACCGTATTGCCTTGCCATGATGCGTGCCACCTCGCCTACCTCTTCGGTAAGCATGGCCATATTGGTGAGTTCATTGAAGTAACGTACACCGGTTGATTTAATCCATTGATCAACCTGTTGCTGTGCATCGGAAAGGAGCATGACAAAATTTTTTATGAAGGAAAACCGGTAGTGTTTTTCATGGCCTGCTCCATTGCCGAAGGGGATTCGCTGATGCGCGGCAGCGGTGCTTGCATGTTTTGCGTGGGCTCATGTTTCACCTGCCTCGAAAGCCGGATGCTGTTATCAATCATTTCTTTCACGGTGCGGTCGATGTATTTCGATTTCGCAAACAGCTGAATGTTACGGTCCATATCTTCCGCAGTCCAACCCCGGCTCCAGCCAACGAAGCTGAAAGGAGGGAACATGAATCCGATATCAGTGAGAAAGACCATCATCTGCGCGGCAACAGCCTGTATATTATCCTGACCGCCGGTAATAATCAGCGAAGCCACTTTGTCTTTAATGAGCACCCTGTTCTTCAAGGTGATCTGATTTTGCACACAGTTGAGCCTTTCCACCATTTTATAATAGAGGGAAGAAGCGCTTCCCCAGCGGATAGGAGTGCCAATCAGCACCACATCGGCCCATAAGATCATGGCGCGGTATACCTCATTCATTCCGTCCTTGACGTGCATTTCAGAAATTGAGCAGGGCCAGGTGCAGGCATTCTGATGCTGAGAATAGTATCCTTCGCAATGCCGGAACTCCAGGTCGCGCAGCCTTATCATCTTCACCGCGGCCCCATACTCTTCAGCCGCATAATGCAATGCTTTTTCCAGCGCTGCTTCAGAGGTTGAATAGCGTGGAATACCATTGTTCAGATTGGTGGTGGAAATGGCCAGCACGTTACAGGAATCCGGCGTTGTCTGATAGTGCAGCTTCTCCAGGTCTTCCAGCAGTTTTTGTTCAGGATGTTCGGCATGCTTCGCTTTTATCACAGGGTGCTCACTGAGATAAATTCTGTCCTGCTCAATTTTTACCTCATACACTGCCTGCTGATCATGATATCCCGGAGGTGCACCGCCTGTTTTGATATTGTATTCCCAGCCATGCCAGGGACAAGTGACATACAGGCCGTCGTATTTTTTTTCCACCTTGCCCAATGCAAGCGGGCCGCCTTTGTGCAGGCAGGCACTGGCCATGGCGGTTATTTTTCCATCGAAATGAAACAAGGCAATTTTGGTAACTCCGATGGAAACAACTTTTTGAGATTCCGGCGGAAGATCGGCAAGAGACAAAACATCGATATAATTCATGGCAGTCAGTTAAGCGAAGTTATTGGCAAAACAACTATTAAAATGAATCAGGTGAAGTTACTTTTTCCTTCCACTAATTGTCGGGAAAAGGAAGCCATAATCTATTGATGCAGCAAAGCGATTTGTGTGGATGGATCTGAGTGTAAAACCCACCAGTCATCCACTTTGGTAAGGTTACCCTTCACCAGTACGGGGAATCCCACGAAAGAAAGGATCTCGTTATTTAAAGCACGCCCGGCTGTGTCGCGCAGGATGAAAAAGCTTTCTTCGCCTTTTCTGTTCCGGATCATCAGCATTGGCTGAATGCCACCGGCAATGCAGCGGATGGCGCAATCGCTATGCGGTTTGCCTTCGCCGGGTTTCATGACGCCGAAATAACATTTGGGATCAATAATCTGACCTTGCAAAGTGACTGAATCCATGACCGTAATAACAGGTGCTGAAACATCATTGCGTTCTTGCTTTGTCGCCTGTCGAACCTGCAATATGGATTTTTCTTTTTCAGCCAGTTCAAGCAAAGCAACACCTTTGCGGTAAATCAGTTTGCCCCGCAGTTTAACCCAGAGATCAGCCAGTTGGCCATTATTGCCGGCAGCTACATTTTGTATAATAGGATCGGCGCCAAACTTTCCATAATTCACCAGCGGAATCGTCTTGACGGTGGGATTGCCATACAGGTCTTTTCCATAAAAAGTCCTGATAGCCGGAAACGGATCAGCGACCAGCACGCCCTGTAATTCCGTTAATTTATCTTTTTGATAAATACCTGCGGAAAAGCCGCGCTGATTGGTGACAGTGAAAGAGATGGTAAAGTACATGACAACGAGTAATGCAAAAATTACCAGCCGGATGAATTTTTTGTATTCAACAGGCGATCGTGCATGATAGCCAATGTAAAACTCTTCGGGTTCAGGAGGCTTTTTAAAAAGCATATGTGTCAGGTTTGAGGAGTGTCAGATCCATCTGCTATGTAATTATCACCGGTTCAACATAAGTGCCTTCAGGATGTGCCTGCGGGTTGACATAGACATTACCATCCACGAGTTTCACATCATATGTAGCCACTTTTTCTTTAAATGGCGGAGGAGAGCAGCCATCCTGGGGCTGATACTGATAGCCATGCCATGGACAGGTGATGCAACCATCCACGATTCTTCCTTCGCCCAAAGGGCCCATCTGATGTTTACAGACATTGGATATGGCGGAAAGTTTTCCGTCGTATTTAAATACGGCAATTCGTTCGCCATTGGCGCTTATTATTCTGGCACGCGATTCAGGTATTTCGTTTATGTGGCAGGCGAAAAGGTAATCTCCGTCTGAATGCGATGGCGTTTGTGCGTCTTTCCTAATTTCGGCATAACCTGCGAAAAAATGCAGGCCGGTAAGCCAGCACATGCCAAACAACAGCAATAAAAGAAAGTTGAAATTCTGCTCCAGTTGCATCACGCCAAGCATCACATGCATCAACAGTAAGGCATAAGCAACGTATACCATCATGTGTAATGATTTCCAGATGCGGGGCGACAGATTCTTTAACCAGAAATCGTGACTGGTGGCTGCCATCAGCATCAGTATCAGCAGGGCGAGAAATCCCAGCACCTGGAATGGAAAGTTGATGAACGAACCATAATGCGTATTGGAGGTAAACAGGGAAATAAATGGATTTACATTACCAAGCGAATGAAATTGCAGCAAACTGAAAATGCCATGTACGAGGGCGATCAGGAACATGGATACGCCTAAATGTCGTCTGTTATAAAGCAGGATGAGGAAACGCTTATCGATTCTTGCGAGCGGTCCGATTGATAAGATGATATGCAGTAAAAGCAGGGCGAGGGTGCCGGTAGCGCGGATGATGACAGTTTCAACCGTGATGGCAGGAAAAAAATTATAATTGAATGTGATGAACAGTATGAAGTATAATGCAATAAAACTCCATAGTACGGCATCATAGATTCGTTTTTGCCGGTTCCATAAAATGCTTTTATAAGATTCACTCATGGCTTCGCTTTACAGTTTTTTTTGAATGATTATCGCTGAATTGTAAAGTGCAAAATCGCGGGCGGATGAATGATCTGATAATAAAATAGCTGAGCGAATATTCACCACTATTTGAAAGCGTATTATCCTGAATCGTAGTCATCAAAAATCAATTTCAGCCAATAATGCATGATTAAGCGTATCGGTAACTGTGACGGTGAAAGGCGGAACGATTTCCTTCAGGTTGAACAGGTAGGTGGTCTGACCACCCATCATTCCGAGGGTCTTGCGCATAGTCTCCTTTCCATAATTTACATGGTAACTGATGGTGACCAGTTCGGATGCAGGATTGTATTTTGAAATATGCACTATCTCCAGCATAGTGCCGCCGGCATAATTTTTTTTGATATTGAATACATACCGTTCACTCACCTGCGACCGGAGCAATTCAGGAAAAGTGAGGCGCTGTTCATAAAAATCATCACGGGGAAATTGTGGTGCCATCAGATAGGCACTGATGGTGAGGAAAGGTAATATGGCACCTATCACCAGCCAGATGCGGAAATGTCTTTTCCTGAGTGGTGCAATCATGATGATTGCTTTTTATTAAGGTGTCGCATCAGCAAATAAGGCCACAGCATGGTGCTGGCAGGAATCAATAAGAGCCGAAAACTGAGTGGTGCACCTTTAGCCTGTTCATCTAATTGTTCCACCCAGCTGAATACAAACAACAGGGCGATTATTAGTCCGGCTGCCAGGTAGAATGCCACGATTATCATAAGAACCTGCATCATAACTTTTGATGATGTGAAAATTAGCAATAATCTTAACAAACAATACAAAGCGGATGCATCATTTACAAAATCATGCGATGGCTGCGATTTGGAGCTGCCAGGTTGATTTATAATTCTCGTGCATTGAAACCGGAAAACCTGACACAGGCAGGCAAGTGAAATAGAAGCTGCTTAACTTTTTAACAATACAAAATGCGGAAAAGCCAGCTGTATCCCAAAAGCAATCATGCTGTTTGCCCGGAAGGTTGCGTCAATAAGCGAAATACAACGCGGCATACTTATTCGTTAAACAAAGCAATATAACCGCTAAGAAGCGATGTCTTTGACAGCAAA
It encodes:
- the secA gene encoding preprotein translocase subunit SecA, translating into MFGFITKLLGGNKSDKDVRAIEPIVEQIKEEYAKLESLSHDALRSKTNAFRERIRAHIAEIDGEINALKEKAETDEVSFDEKEELYKQIDGLEKDRDQKLEDILNEILPEAFAVMKETARRFTENTTITVTATDLDRELAAKKDFITIADDKAVYSNTWLVRGLPVTWKMVHYDVQLIGGIVLHQGKISEMATGEGKTLVSTLPSYLNALSGLGVHLVTVNDYLSRRDCEWNGPLFQFLGITVDCIDNYPPHSEDRRAAYNCDITYGTNNEFGFDYLRDNMSRAKEELVQRKLHYAMVDEVDSVLIDDARTPLIISGPIPKGEDQQFQQMKPRILKLVESQKRAVNQFLNDAKKMIEAGKAGPTEGGLALLRAHRGLPKYGNLIRYMSEEGIKAIMLKSESYHLSDNQKEMPKADAELFFTIDEKNNQVDLTEKGIELLTEAGEDKSFFVIPDVGAMIADIEKSTASQEEKLLKKDQLMQDFAIKSERIHTLQQLLKAYTLFEKDNEYVVMDGKVKIVDEQTGRILEGRRYSDGLHQAIEAKENVKVEAATQTFATVTLQNYFRMYHKLSGMTGTAETEAGEFWSIYKLDVVVIPTNVEMIRKDEQDLVYKTKREKYNAVIDEIMKLSKAGRPVLVGTTNVEVSELLSRMLKFKNVKHNVLNAKQHQREAEIVAEAGLPGAVTIATNMAGRGTDIKLGPGVKEAGGLAIIGTERHEARRVDRQLRGRAGRQGDPGTTQFFVSLEDDLMRLFGSDRIAGFMDRFGYKEGEVIQHSMITKSIERAQKKVEENNFGIRKRLLEYDDVMNAQREVIYKKRRHALFGERLSYDLNNMVFDLCEELTVQHQDASDFEAFKFDVIRFLSTDTQITAEDFKGKKAADLAQRLYEEVTEVYKRKMQHLADTISPVIKDVYVNRGETIENIVVPFTDGIRGMQIVTNLKKAYESGSREVIKSFERAITLSFIDDAWKENLRQLDDLKQSVQNAVYEQKDPLLIYKFEAFELFKKMMGEINREVVSFLFKAGLPNQPAQQVNQARVQEKTDYSRMREGRGAMGSVPPPSGNINGNVNGNGEEDNAQQPRKLEPIRVGAKTGRNDPCPCGSGKKYKNCHGKEA
- a CDS encoding ferric reductase-like transmembrane domain-containing protein is translated as MSESYKSILWNRQKRIYDAVLWSFIALYFILFITFNYNFFPAITVETVIIRATGTLALLLLHIILSIGPLARIDKRFLILLYNRRHLGVSMFLIALVHGIFSLLQFHSLGNVNPFISLFTSNTHYGSFINFPFQVLGFLALLILMLMAATSHDFWLKNLSPRIWKSLHMMVYVAYALLLMHVMLGVMQLEQNFNFLLLLLFGMCWLTGLHFFAGYAEIRKDAQTPSHSDGDYLFACHINEIPESRARIISANGERIAVFKYDGKLSAISNVCKHQMGPLGEGRIVDGCITCPWHGYQYQPQDGCSPPPFKEKVATYDVKLVDGNVYVNPQAHPEGTYVEPVIIT
- a CDS encoding nucleotide pyrophosphohydrolase, which encodes MLLSDAQQQVDQWIKSTGVRYFNELTNMAMLTEEVGEVARIMARQYGEQSFKSSDMEKDLADELADVLFVLICIANQTGINLTEAFQKNLAKKSTRDEHRHRENEKLK
- a CDS encoding NAD(P)H-dependent oxidoreductase: MNYIDVLSLADLPPESQKVVSIGVTKIALFHFDGKITAMASACLHKGGPLALGKVEKKYDGLYVTCPWHGWEYNIKTGGAPPGYHDQQAVYEVKIEQDRIYLSEHPVIKAKHAEHPEQKLLEDLEKLHYQTTPDSCNVLAISTTNLNNGIPRYSTSEAALEKALHYAAEEYGAAVKMIRLRDLEFRHCEGYYSQHQNACTWPCSISEMHVKDGMNEVYRAMILWADVVLIGTPIRWGSASSLYYKMVERLNCVQNQITLKNRVLIKDKVASLIITGGQDNIQAVAAQMMVFLTDIGFMFPPFSFVGWSRGWTAEDMDRNIQLFAKSKYIDRTVKEMIDNSIRLSRQVKHEPTQNMQAPLPRISESPSAMEQAMKNTTGFPS